CCATTTTCCAAACCTTGAGGTGGCTTTTACATTCTATAATTGGTATGCTAGAATGAATGGATTTTCTGCCCGCAAAAGCAAGGTTAGAAGAAATAAGCATAAAGAAGTTGTGCAGCAAAATTTTGTTTGCTACAGACAAGGGTTTAGAGAAGATAGGTTTCAGAATAATAAAATTCGTAAACGTGAAGCTAGAGCAGACACACGTTGCGGATGTGAGGCTAATTGTGTTGTGCACGTTGATAATCACAATCAACGCTGGTATATTAGGTACATTAACAACGTGCACAATCACAATTTTGTTGAACAAGAGTTTATTTCCTTTCTATCTGGTCATAGGGGTATGGATGATGATGACATACTCCAAATGCATTCTTTTAGGAAGTCTGGCATTAGAACTTCTCAAATTTTTGGTT
This portion of the Trifolium pratense cultivar HEN17-A07 linkage group LG3, ARS_RC_1.1, whole genome shotgun sequence genome encodes:
- the LOC123915148 gene encoding protein FAR1-RELATED SEQUENCE 5-like — its product is MKGENRFEGYNVGISVNGLEDMGGVNFKMITEDDMKKYHFPNLEVAFTFYNWYARMNGFSARKSKVRRNKHKEVVQQNFVCYRQGFREDRFQNNKIRKREARADTRCGCEANCVVHVDNHNQRWYIRYINNVHNHNFVEQEFISFLSGHRGMDDDDILQMHSFRKSGIRTSQIFGSFAGQAGGYQNLTFSVQNMYNEVDKERRSKGTDSRAALSYLRSLKNDDPTLFWKHTVDKEGRLEHLFWCDGRSQIDYKLFGDVLAFDATYKKHVYYR